One part of the Gossypium raimondii isolate GPD5lz chromosome 1, ASM2569854v1, whole genome shotgun sequence genome encodes these proteins:
- the LOC105784762 gene encoding ATP synthase subunit d, mitochondrial-like isoform X1 — MELTVLNGAASFSLFTWHIGWLQCVEIPKFVDTVTPQFKPKFDALLVELKEEEQKSLKESERLEKEIADLHELKQKISTMTIDEYFEKHPELKKKFDDEIRNDNWGY; from the exons ATGGAATTAACTGTGTTAAATGGAGCTGCTTCCTTTTCACTGTTTacttggcatattggttggttACAAT GCGTAGAGATCCCCAAGTTTGTTGACACAGTCACTCCTCAATTCAAACCGAAATTTGATGCATTG TTGGTTGAATTGAAAGAAGAAGAGCAGAAATCTTTGAAAGAGTCCGAGCGTTTGGAGAAAGAAATTGCCGACCTTCATGAACTGAAG CAAAAGATCAGCACCATGACAATAGATGAGTACTTTGAGAAACATCCCGAACTAAAAAAGAAATTCGATGATGAGATCCGCAATGACAATTGGGGATATTGA
- the LOC128043104 gene encoding vacuolar protein sorting-associated protein 35B-like, with amino-acid sequence MQHVELSARRDVLKIFNEVIDATGNLGQLCKIIESLPAVPSPELALRLYLQCAEAANGCDIEHVMYEFFTQALLLYEEEIADSKAQVTAIHLVIGTLQRMNVFGVENRDTLTHKATGYSGRLLKKADQCRALYACSHLFWVDDQDGIKDGERVL; translated from the exons atgcagCATGTTGAATTGTCGGCTAGAAGAGATGTATTGAAGATCTTCAATGAAGTCATTGATGCTACAG GAAACCTGGGACAACTTTGTAAG ATCATTGAGTCCCTTCCAGCTGTTCCATCCCCTGAACTTGCATTAAGGTTGTACCTGCAATGTGCTGAG GCAGCTAATGGCTGTGATATTGAGCATGTTATGTATGAATTTTTCACACAAGCGCTTTTATTATATGAAGAAGAAATTGCG GACTCTAAAGCCCAAGTGACTGCAATTCATCTGGTAATTGGGACTCTCCAGAGGATGAATGTATTTGGTGTTGAGAACAGAGATACTTTGACACACAAAGCCACAGGA TATTCAGGTCGGCTATTGAAGAAGGCTGATCAGTGCAGAGCTCTTTATGCATGTTCCCATCTATTTTGGGTTGATGATCAGGATGGCATAAAGGACGGGGAGAG GGTCCTCTAA
- the LOC105785643 gene encoding valine--tRNA ligase, chloroplastic/mitochondrial 2, with protein MSILGTKASCISFKDSTSVVIFVLYVVFISATHAWDLCFFLHGYIEASKARIYHSGDDSVALVAQTVLLYVFENILKLLHLFMPFVTEELWQALPNRREALIISSWPQTSLPRSTDLVKIFENFQALTRAIQNARAEYSVEPAKLITASIVGSEEVIQYISEEKEVLALLSKLDLDNIHFNDEVVLGFSSLLANINFNLLILAACYLIRLLVMLA; from the exons ATGTCCATTTTGGGTACTAAGGCTTCTTGTATCTCTTTCAAGGATTCTACTT CTGTAGTTATTTTTGTGTTATATGTAGTCTTTATATCTGCAACCCATGCTTGggatttatgtttttttttgcatgggtatattgaagccagtaaaGCTCGCATTTACCACTCTGGAGATGATTCAGTTGCTTTAGTAGCTCAGACAGTTCTACTCTACGTTTTCGAGAATATACTGAAATTATTACATCTATTCATGCCATTTGTAACTGAGGAACTGTGGCAG GCACTTCCCAATCGGAGAGAAGCTCTTATAATATCTTCCTGGCCACAAACTTCTCTTCCCAGGAGTACTgatttggtaaaaatatttgaaaattttcaagctcTG ACTCGAGCAATCCAAAATGCTAGAGCTGAGTATTCTGTTGAGCCAGCAAAGCTCATAACTGCTTCTATTGTTGGTAGTGAAGAAGTCATTCAGTATATATCT GAAGAGAAGGAGGTTTTGGCTCTCTTATCCAAGCTAGATTTAgacaatattcatttcaatgaTGAAGTAGTGTTaggtttttcttctttgttagctaatattaattttaatctgcTGATTTTAGCTGCCTGTTATTTGATTAGATTGTTGGTTATGCTGGCTTGA
- the LOC105784762 gene encoding ATP synthase subunit d, mitochondrial-like isoform X2 — MIFRFFYGVEIPKFVDTVTPQFKPKFDALLVELKEEEQKSLKESERLEKEIADLHELKQKISTMTIDEYFEKHPELKKKFDDEIRNDNWGY, encoded by the exons atgattttCAGGTTTTTTTACG GCGTAGAGATCCCCAAGTTTGTTGACACAGTCACTCCTCAATTCAAACCGAAATTTGATGCATTG TTGGTTGAATTGAAAGAAGAAGAGCAGAAATCTTTGAAAGAGTCCGAGCGTTTGGAGAAAGAAATTGCCGACCTTCATGAACTGAAG CAAAAGATCAGCACCATGACAATAGATGAGTACTTTGAGAAACATCCCGAACTAAAAAAGAAATTCGATGATGAGATCCGCAATGACAATTGGGGATATTGA